CTTCGACAGCCTGGACGGCATCTGCGCCTGGGCCAAGGGCCTTGGGTATAAGGGTATTCAATTGCCGACGAATGACACCCGGTTTATCGACCTGCAAAAAGCGGCGGAGAGCAAGACCTACGCCGACGAACTGAAGGGCAGGGTGGGGGCCCACGGGCTGGAGATCACCGAACTGTCTACGCACCTGCAGGGACAATTGGTGGCGGTACACCCGGCTTACGATTCTTTTTTTGACGGGTTTGCCCCTGCGGCCGTCCGTGGAAACCCCAAGGCAAGGACAGCGTGGGCAGTGCAGCAACTGACGTATGCCGCCAAGGCATCGAAGAACCTGGGGTTACAAGCTCATGTGACGTTTAGCGGATCGTTTCTCTGGCCGATGGTGTATCCCTGGCCGCAGCGGCCCGCCGGCCTGGTGGAAGATGGGTTCAGGGAGTTGGGGAAGCGCTGGCTACCCATCCTGCAAATCTTTGAAATACAAGAGATCGACCTTTGTTACGAGTTGCACCCGGGGGAGGACTTACACGACGGGGTGACCTTCGAGCGATTCCTGAAAGAGGTACACGATCATCCGCGCGCCAATATACTCTATGATCCCTCTCACTTTGTGCTTCAGTGTCTGGACTACCTGTCCTTTATCGATATCTACCATGAGCGCATCCGGATGTTTCATGTCAAGGATGCGGAATTTAACCCCACGGGCCGTCAGGGTGTGTATGGGGGCTATTCCGGCTGGATCGACAGAGCGGGGCGTTTCCGCTCTTTGGGGGACGGGCAGGTAGATTTCAAATCCATCTTCAGCAAGATGGCGCAGTACGATTTTCCGGGCTGGGCGGTGTTGGAATGGGAGTGTTGTCTGAAGCATCCGGAGGATGGGGCGCGGGAAGGCGCCCAATTTATCAAGGAACACATCATTCACGTGACGGACAAGGCCTTTGACGATTTTGCAGCGAGCGGCGTGGACGCGGCGGCGAACCGAAGGGTACTGGGGATTTGAGTTGCGCGATCGATTGCGCGCGGGGAAGTGCGTGATAGAACGCAATGGACAAGCGGTCGCCCGCTTTGATAATTATTCCTTACTTTGTAATCGATAACATAGATTGTTTGCACTTAACCAACTATCATGCCCGACAATGAATTCGATGCGATCGTCGTGGGCTCCGGGATCAGCGGAGGCTGGGCGGCGAAGGAACTGACCGAAAAAGGTCTTAAGGTATTGCTTCTGGAACGGGGACGCAATATCGAGCACGTGAAGGACTATGTGAATGCGAGCAAGGCGCCCTGGCAGTACCCGCACCGCGGCTCCAGGACCCAGGAGATGATCCAGAATTATCCGGTGCTGAAGCGGGATTATCCTTTGAACGAGACCAACCTGGACTATTGGGTCAACGAGAAAGAATCACCCTATACCGAGGTAAAGCGTTTTGACTGGTTCCGCGGGTACCATGTGGGCGGGCGTTCGCTCATGTGGGGCCGGCAGAGCTATCGCTGGAGCGATTTTGATTTTGAGGCCAATGCCAAGGATGGCATTGGGATCGACTGGCCGGTCCGGTACAAGGACATCGCGCCCTGGTATGAATACGTCGAAAAGTTTGCGGGGATCAGCGGGTCGAAGGAAGGCCTGCCCCAGCTTCCGGACAGCCACTTCCTGCCGGCGATGCAGATGAACGTCGTGGAAAAGGATGTCGCCGCCCGTCTGAAAGCCTATTACAAGGATGCCCGTCACATGATCATCGGGCGTGTCGCGAATATCACCGAGCCCTTACCGGGCCGGACCAATTGCCAGTACCGGAACGAATGCTGGCTGGGTTGTCCTTTCGGGGCTTATTTTTCCACCCAATCTTCGACCCTGCCCGCGGCGCTGGCGACGAATAATCTAAAGCTGCGGCCCTGGTCCATCGTGACCCGGGTCCTGTATGACAAGGACAAGAAACGCGCGACCGGGGTGGAAGTCCTGGACGCGGAGAATAACCAGACCTATGTGTACAAAGCCAAGATCGTCTTCCTGAACGCCTCTACAATCAACACGGCGTGGCTGCTGATGAACTCCGCCACGGACGTATGGCCGGACGGTTTGGGATCGAGCAGCGGCGAGCTGGGGCACAACCTGATGGACCATCACCTGGACGTGGGCGCCAGTGGCTCGGTCGATGGGTTCGACGACAAATATTACTACGGCCGCCGGGCCAACGGGGTCTATATTCCCCGTTTCCGGAACCTCTTCGGGGACAAGCGGGAGTACCTCCGCGGCTTTGGATACCAGGGGGGCGCGGGCCGCGGCAACTGGAAGCGGGAGATTGCCGAGCTCAGCATCGGGGCCGATCTGAAGGAAGCCCTGTCCGAACCCGGGCCTTGGAGCATGGGGATCGGCGGGTTTGGCGAAACCCTGCCGTACCACGACAACAAGGTCACCCTTGACAAAACGAAAAAGGACAAATGGGGACTGAACGTCCCCGCCGTGGAAGCCACGCTGCACGACAACGAATGGAAGATGCGCAAGGACATGCAGGCCGACGCCATCGAAATGCTCACCGCCGCGGGGGTAAAGGATGTCAAGGGTTTTGACAACAACCCTGTCCTGGGCCGCGGGATCCATGAGATGGGTACGGCACGCATGGGCCGGGACCCCAAGACGTCGGTGCTCAACGAATGGAACCAGGTGTGGGACGCGCCCAACGTATTTGTCACGGACGGGTCCTTTATGACATCGGCCAACTGTGTCAACCCTTCTTTGAGCTATATGGCTTTTACTGCCCGCGCGGCAAATCACGCGGTGGAAGAGCTGAAAAAAATGAACCTCTAATTTGACCTGATATGCAAAGAAGAGAAGCTTTACAGATGGTGGCCGTCCTGATGGGCGGGACGATCATCGGCGCGGAGGCCTTTTTGACGGGTTGCAAAACCACCCCCACCCAAACGGGGTTGTTCGCGGATACGGACGGTGCTTTGCTCGACGAGATCGGAGAAACCATCCTCCCTGTTACGCCCGATTCCCCGGGCGCCAAAGACGCCAGGATCGGCGATTTCATGAAATTGATCGTCACGGATTGTTATTCACCCAGGGACCAGAAGGTTTTCCTGAATGGCCTCCAGGCCTTGAAGGACAAGGGTTTTATGAACATGACCGCTGCGCAGAAACACGACCTGCTGGTGGGGCTGGACAAGGAAGCCAAGGATTACGATAAAGCCAACGACGACAAAGCGCCCAAAACGCACCCTGACCCTACGGCCTGGGTCGACCCGGACGCGGGTGCGGCCAAACACTACTTTACCATGATGAAGCAGCTGACCATTTGGGGTTTCTTTAGTTCTGAACCGGGGGCGACAAAAGCCTGCCGGTATGTGCCGGTGCCCGGAAGGTTTGACGGTGACGTCCCTTATAAGAAGGGCGATAAGGGCTGGGCGACGTCCAGTGCAACATAAAATCCATATCTTACACTAAACGACTTGCCATGTCTGCTGCCATACAGCGCAACAAACTTTTCACGGCCAGCTGTCTCGCCCTGCTGGTAACCTCTTTGAGCTTTGGGATCCGGGCGGGTATCCTCGACACCCTCGGTGTCCAATTCCACCTGAACGCCTCCGAACTGGGCACCATCGCCGCCACGGCCTTTTGGGGCTTCCCGCTGGCGATCATCATCGGCGGTTTTATCGTCGACATCATCGGGATGAAGAGACTCCTGATGGGCGCCTTTATTTTCCATTTCGCGGGGATCCTGCTGACGATCTTTGCCACCGGGTATTGGACCTTGTTCCTGTCGACCCTGCTGATCGGGATCGCCAACGGGACCGTCGAAGCGGCCTGTAATCCGCTGGTGGCTTCGTTGTTTACCGACAACAAAACGACCAAGCTCAACCACTTTCACCTTTGGTTCCCGGCGGGGATCGTGATCGGGACGCTGGTGGTATTCTTCCTGAACAAATTGGGTGTGAACTGGCAGATCGAGGTCGGTGTAATGCTGATCCCGACCGTCATCTACGGTTATCTTTTCTCCAGGCTGCAGTTCCCGGTGACCGAACGGGTGGCGGCAGGGGTGTCGACCGGCGACATGTATGCGGCGTTGCTCAATCCCCTGTTTTTCTTCATGATCATTTGTATGTTCGCCACCGCCATCACGGAGCTGTATACGAACCAATGGACCGACGTCCTTTTCAAGACGGTGACCGATAATGCGCTGCTCATCCTGACCTTTGTCGCCTCGGTCCAGGTCCTGGGCCGGGCCTTTGCGGGACCGGTGGTGCACCGGCTGGCACCCCAGGGGGTGTTGCTCATCTCGGCGATCCTGTCGGCCCTGGGGATCTACCTGTTGATCCATTTGCAGGGCGCGGGCATCTATGCCGCGGCCGTCATCTTCGGGTTGGGGGTTGCTTTCTTCTGGCCTTGTATGATCGGGTTCGTCGCGGAAAACCTGCCGAAGACGGGCGCCGTCGGGCTCAACCTGATGGGGGGCGCGGGGATGTTTGGCGTCTCCATCTACATGATGTTCATGGGGGGATATTATGACAGGATCCTCGCCAGCAACCTGCCCGCGGGCGCCAACATCGACCTGTACCGGTCCGCTCCCGCGGGTTCGGAGATGGCCAGGGCGTTTGACGCGGCGCGGTCGGCGGCGGGTCCGGAAATGCTCCATACCACCATGTTCCTGCCGATGGCATTGATCGTGGCCTTTGGCGGTCTTGTGCTGTATATGCGCGGCCGCAAAAAGACCGAGGTGCTCAAACCGGCGCTTTAGAATCCCCTACCGTGTAACCATTGCAGGGCAATGGCCAGCCAGTCCACCTCACTCGTTGGGTTGTGGAGGCCGAAGCCATGTCCGCCCCTGTCATAATAATAGACCTCCACCGGTACGTGGTGCGCCTGGAGCGCCGCGGCAAAATCGACGGTATTGGCAACGGGCACCACGTTGTCGTCTTTCGCATGGACGAGAAACGTGGGTGGCGTGTGCCGGGTGACCTGAAGTTCGTTGGAATATTTGCGGATGGAATCTGCAGCTGGATTCGGGCCCAACAGGTTGTCCCGGGAACCGCGGTGACCGGTACTATCGCTAAAGCTGATCACGGGATACCCCAGCACCATAAAGTCGGGGCGAAGGCTGATGTGTCCGGGATTGGCGATATATGAATGATCGAAGTGCGTGCCCGCGGTCGAGGCCAGGTGGCCGCCGGCCGAAAAACCCATGATCCCGACCTTGTGGGGATCGATCCCCAGTTCTCCCGCGTGTTCCCGGACATACTGGATCGCGCGTTGCGCGTCCTGGAGCGGGCCGATGGTTTTGTCGGTCATGATGGCATCGTCGGGGAGACGGTATTTGAGTACCAGGGCCACCATACCGGAGTCGGCTAACCGCTGCGCGACCTCGCTGCCCTCATGGGCGGCGGCAAGAGCGACATACCCTCCACCAGGACATATAACGATGGCCGTCCCCGTTCCCTTTCCCGTGGCAGGCCGGTAAATCGTCAGTGTCGGATGGCTGACGTGCAAGATGCGCAGGTGGCCGGCCTTTGGGTCGGTTTGTTCCTGGTCCGGTGCGGTCTTGGCGTTGGGAATACCGTCGGGGTAAAGAGGAACGACGGTTTGGGCGTGGCTGTACATAAGGGCTAGGCTGAGGGTCAACGTTAAGAAAACGCTTCTTGTTGGCATGCGGATCGTATTAGCGTAGGAAAGATACGTATTTTGCGCCCTATGCAAACCAGCAACCGCGGATTTGTCCCGCTCTGCCTGGCGCTGATCGGGGCCTGCGCCGTTTGTTATCTTTTTGGTTGGGTCATTCCCCTGATGGAGATAGACGCTGTTCAGTACGCCAACATCAGCCGGGAAATGCTCCACAACGGAACCTACCTTCAGCTCTATGACCAGGGCAAGGACTACCTGGACAAACCGCCCATGCTCTTCTGGCTGGGGGCGCTGAGTATGCGGATCTTCGGGGTGCACGACTGGGCCTACCGTCTTCCCTCTTTCTTTTTTGCCTTGCTGGCCGTGTACAGTACCTACCGGCTGGCCCTGCTGTTTTATAAAAAAGAGATCGCGGCCCTGAGCGCGCTTGTCCTGGCCAGTTGCCAGGCCCTTTTCCTGATCAACCACGACGTCCGGACGGACACGATGCTGATGGGCTGGGTGACCCTTGCCCTTTGGCAACTGGCGGCCTGGTACCGGTCAGGCGCCTGGCGGCATCTCCTGCTGGCTTCCATTGCCCTGGCCGGGGGGATGATGACCAAAGGGCCCATCGCGCTCATGGTGCCGGTGTTCTGCTTCCTGCCCCATTTTGTGCTCCAGCGGAACTTCCGGCAGTTTTTCCGTTGGGAATACCTGGCGCTGCTTGTGCTCATCGGACTCCTGCTCATCCCGATGTGTATCGGGCTCTATCAACAGTACGACCTGCACCCGGGCAAGGTCATCGATGGGAAGGAGATCCGGTCGGGTCTGCGCTTTTTCTTCTGGACCCAAAGCTTTGGCCGGATCACGGGGGAGAGCCAATGGCACGAGAATGACTCCTTTTTCTTTCTTTTCCAAAATATGCTTTGGAGCTTTTTGCCCTGGATCATCTTTTTTGTCGTGGGGCTGTTTCGCGATCTGCGGCATATTGTCCGGTCGCGGTTCCGGCTGCCGGAAGGGGAGGAGTGGATCACGACCGGTGGGTTTCTGCTCACGTATTGCTGCCTGGGGCTGAGCCATTACCAATTGCCGCATTACATATTCGTCGTGTTTCCGCTGGCGGCGATCATTGCCGGGAAAGCGGTGTACGAGACAGCCTCGGGCAAGGTTCTGTGGGTGACCCACCTCGTGATCTTCTGCCTGCTCTGGGTCGCCCTGTTTGCGGTGGTCTTCCTGCCCTTCCCAACGCCCGTGGG
This sequence is a window from Dinghuibacter silviterrae. Protein-coding genes within it:
- a CDS encoding sugar phosphate isomerase/epimerase family protein encodes the protein MRTIKGPAIFLAQFIGDKAPFDSLDGICAWAKGLGYKGIQLPTNDTRFIDLQKAAESKTYADELKGRVGAHGLEITELSTHLQGQLVAVHPAYDSFFDGFAPAAVRGNPKARTAWAVQQLTYAAKASKNLGLQAHVTFSGSFLWPMVYPWPQRPAGLVEDGFRELGKRWLPILQIFEIQEIDLCYELHPGEDLHDGVTFERFLKEVHDHPRANILYDPSHFVLQCLDYLSFIDIYHERIRMFHVKDAEFNPTGRQGVYGGYSGWIDRAGRFRSLGDGQVDFKSIFSKMAQYDFPGWAVLEWECCLKHPEDGAREGAQFIKEHIIHVTDKAFDDFAASGVDAAANRRVLGI
- a CDS encoding GMC oxidoreductase — its product is MPDNEFDAIVVGSGISGGWAAKELTEKGLKVLLLERGRNIEHVKDYVNASKAPWQYPHRGSRTQEMIQNYPVLKRDYPLNETNLDYWVNEKESPYTEVKRFDWFRGYHVGGRSLMWGRQSYRWSDFDFEANAKDGIGIDWPVRYKDIAPWYEYVEKFAGISGSKEGLPQLPDSHFLPAMQMNVVEKDVAARLKAYYKDARHMIIGRVANITEPLPGRTNCQYRNECWLGCPFGAYFSTQSSTLPAALATNNLKLRPWSIVTRVLYDKDKKRATGVEVLDAENNQTYVYKAKIVFLNASTINTAWLLMNSATDVWPDGLGSSSGELGHNLMDHHLDVGASGSVDGFDDKYYYGRRANGVYIPRFRNLFGDKREYLRGFGYQGGAGRGNWKREIAELSIGADLKEALSEPGPWSMGIGGFGETLPYHDNKVTLDKTKKDKWGLNVPAVEATLHDNEWKMRKDMQADAIEMLTAAGVKDVKGFDNNPVLGRGIHEMGTARMGRDPKTSVLNEWNQVWDAPNVFVTDGSFMTSANCVNPSLSYMAFTARAANHAVEELKKMNL
- a CDS encoding gluconate 2-dehydrogenase subunit 3 family protein, which gives rise to MQRREALQMVAVLMGGTIIGAEAFLTGCKTTPTQTGLFADTDGALLDEIGETILPVTPDSPGAKDARIGDFMKLIVTDCYSPRDQKVFLNGLQALKDKGFMNMTAAQKHDLLVGLDKEAKDYDKANDDKAPKTHPDPTAWVDPDAGAAKHYFTMMKQLTIWGFFSSEPGATKACRYVPVPGRFDGDVPYKKGDKGWATSSAT
- a CDS encoding MFS transporter, whose translation is MSAAIQRNKLFTASCLALLVTSLSFGIRAGILDTLGVQFHLNASELGTIAATAFWGFPLAIIIGGFIVDIIGMKRLLMGAFIFHFAGILLTIFATGYWTLFLSTLLIGIANGTVEAACNPLVASLFTDNKTTKLNHFHLWFPAGIVIGTLVVFFLNKLGVNWQIEVGVMLIPTVIYGYLFSRLQFPVTERVAAGVSTGDMYAALLNPLFFFMIICMFATAITELYTNQWTDVLFKTVTDNALLILTFVASVQVLGRAFAGPVVHRLAPQGVLLISAILSALGIYLLIHLQGAGIYAAAVIFGLGVAFFWPCMIGFVAENLPKTGAVGLNLMGGAGMFGVSIYMMFMGGYYDRILASNLPAGANIDLYRSAPAGSEMARAFDAARSAAGPEMLHTTMFLPMALIVAFGGLVLYMRGRKKTEVLKPAL
- a CDS encoding alpha/beta hydrolase — translated: MPTRSVFLTLTLSLALMYSHAQTVVPLYPDGIPNAKTAPDQEQTDPKAGHLRILHVSHPTLTIYRPATGKGTGTAIVICPGGGYVALAAAHEGSEVAQRLADSGMVALVLKYRLPDDAIMTDKTIGPLQDAQRAIQYVREHAGELGIDPHKVGIMGFSAGGHLASTAGTHFDHSYIANPGHISLRPDFMVLGYPVISFSDSTGHRGSRDNLLGPNPAADSIRKYSNELQVTRHTPPTFLVHAKDDNVVPVANTVDFAAALQAHHVPVEVYYYDRGGHGFGLHNPTSEVDWLAIALQWLHGRGF
- a CDS encoding ArnT family glycosyltransferase codes for the protein MQTSNRGFVPLCLALIGACAVCYLFGWVIPLMEIDAVQYANISREMLHNGTYLQLYDQGKDYLDKPPMLFWLGALSMRIFGVHDWAYRLPSFFFALLAVYSTYRLALLFYKKEIAALSALVLASCQALFLINHDVRTDTMLMGWVTLALWQLAAWYRSGAWRHLLLASIALAGGMMTKGPIALMVPVFCFLPHFVLQRNFRQFFRWEYLALLVLIGLLLIPMCIGLYQQYDLHPGKVIDGKEIRSGLRFFFWTQSFGRITGESQWHENDSFFFLFQNMLWSFLPWIIFFVVGLFRDLRHIVRSRFRLPEGEEWITTGGFLLTYCCLGLSHYQLPHYIFVVFPLAAIIAGKAVYETASGKVLWVTHLVIFCLLWVALFAVVFLPFPTPVGFKVALVIAALVWLWLLIRYQGTRLTRLVVLGVGTMLAVNFFVDFCFYPRLLDYQLHSVVMTGMAEQHIAPERLFVYNMDEERALDFYTNHLYAHTGDPDTLSDGFILTNKAGLDSLGNRFDVIYTGGFFHVSTLDIGFLNPSTRATELTPVYILRKRSPR